Genomic window (bacterium):
TGATGCAGATTCATGGACGTTGCCCTCCCGTGCCCCCAACTTCCTGAAGGAGTCCAGAAGGCCCTGCCCGTCGGTCGCGCCGACGGCGAGGCATCTGCGCCTGTCCATCTTTCGGGCGCACGCAGGCTCATTGACGTCCTCTACGTGGGCGTGACGGTCAGGCGAGGGGAGGTCGGCGCGGACGGTCGAACGCGGTTTCGCCTTGCAGCCGAAGCCGGAACGCGCGTATGATGCGACTGAGATGAAGCTGATTCTTGCCGTCGTGACGCAGCGGGACGCACCGGTCGTAATGGAGGCGCTGGTGGCGGCAAAACTGCAGGTCACCAAGCTCGCCAGCATGGGCGGCTTCTTGAAGAAGGGGAACGTGACCCTGCTGATCGGGACGGAGGACGCCCAGGTCGATGACGCGCTCCAGGTGATCACGCGAACGCGTCCCTCGCGGGAGCCAGCCGGGCCCACCGACGGCGGCATCGCCTTCGTGCTCAAGGTGGATCGGTTGGTCCGGGTCGACGCGGGCACGACCGAGTCGGTGCTCACCGACTAAGCCCAGGCCGGGCAGGGCGTCGACCGGCCGGGCGGAGGCGCCGTGCGCCGGCCCGATACCGCCGGTACGGCGCGAACCCCAGTTTTCCGTAGAAGCCCAGGAGGTTCGTCCAGTCGATCACCATCTCGTCGGCGCCGAGTGCCGCGAGGTGCGCCACCGAGCGATCGAGGAGCGCGAGGCCGAGACCGCGGCCCCGAATCGCCGGCGACACGCCCATCGGCCCGAGTCCCGCGACGCGGGTCGCGGCCCCGCCGCCGGGGTCCACCGGCGACCAGGCAATACTCGGACCGAGCCACCGGGCGTCGGGCGGGAAGAGGTGGGCGAAGCCGAGCACCACGCTCCCGCGCACGATACCCATCACGTCTCCAATCGGCCCGCCGCCGTCGAGGAACCGCGCCACCGTGTAGCGCCATCGGCCCGGGAACGTCGCGTCGAGGAACGCGAGGAGGCCGGTGCGGTCGCGCGGCTCGAGAGGCCGGATCTCCAGGTCCGGATTGGCGCAGCGGACCGCCGCCACGGCGGCCGGGGTCTTGTAGTCGCGCAGCCGGCGCCGGAGATCGTAGGCGTCGCCCCGCAGCGTGTAGCTTCGGGCTGCGAAGAACGGCGCCGCGCCGGTGTCGTCGGGCACGCCGGGGAAGAAATGCGCCGGGTCGCCACCGAGCACCGATCGGCGCCGGCCGCGGGCCCGCAGAAACGCCTCGCCGGCCCTGAGCAGCGCCGTCCCGACGC
Coding sequences:
- a CDS encoding cyclic-di-AMP receptor; protein product: MKLILAVVTQRDAPVVMEALVAAKLQVTKLASMGGFLKKGNVTLLIGTEDAQVDDALQVITRTRPSREPAGPTDGGIAFVLKVDRLVRVDAGTTESVLTD
- a CDS encoding GNAT family N-acetyltransferase, encoding MTRSVRGVVRVSPFTPSTVPDLVEVWNAAAGDTFPLREALFRQNTVDDPHFDPVGCLVGRAVQSDLVIGFCLAKVARVPLGADGLRADRGWISMLAVRPHSQRRGVGTALLRAGEAFLRARGRRRSVLGGDPAHFFPGVPDDTGAAPFFAARSYTLRGDAYDLRRRLRDYKTPAAVAAVRCANPDLEIRPLEPRDRTGLLAFLDATFPGRWRYTVARFLDGGGPIGDVMGIVRGSVVLGFAHLFPPDARWLGPSIAWSPVDPGGGAATRVAGLGPMGVSPAIRGRGLGLALLDRSVAHLAALGADEMVIDWTNLLGFYGKLGFAPYRRYRAGARRLRPAGRRPARPGLSR